The genomic region GAGTCTACGGGGGCATGGACAGTGACGTCCCCCTCGAGTGATATCCGACAGGACGCGCATTGTCTTGGTGGCCACGGCATGTTCGCCAGCAAAGCATGACCCACCGACAACCGAGTTCTGTCGGCGGTGTCGGCTACGGTGCGGAACGACAACGACTTCATCGGGGGTGCACCGTGGATGAACGCTACGAGAGCGCACTGATCGAATGGGCGCACACGTACAACGGGTACGAGCGCCTCGCCGGTGGTGCCGGGGATCTCTGGGAGCTCGTGCGCCCTCTCCACGAGGAGTTCGAGCGCACCGGCAAGATTCCTGAGTGGGCTGGCGTGGATCTCCTGAGAGGGTGGGCGTTCTATCTCGTCCGCTCGCACCGTCATGGCGGAGCCTACGAGCCGCTCTACGTGGAGTATCCGGCCGTCCTGGCCATTGTCGACGCGATCAACCGGCATCCGGCGGCACGCCCTGAGGACCGCGCTCCGGAACCCGAGCGCGGCGCCTTGGCCAGCGATGTCTGACGGCATAGGTGGGCGTGATTCTGGTGCGCGGAAGCCCCGCCGGAAGGGGCTTAAGCTCGATCTGTGACGTCGCTCGATGCCTTCTCAGTGGCTTGGACGAAGGCGCGGACCACGCTTGGTATCGGCGCGCCGGAGACGGGTGAGTGGCTCGATAAGGCCGAGAACGGTGTGCGACTCGATGGAACCCGCGCAGACTATCCGTCCATGGAGGCCTATCAGGATGTGCCCGCGCCGCTACCCTGGACGGAACTCAGGCTCACCTCGGATCCACCCCGTGTGCCATCTGCGGCACCCTCACGCGTGGAGCACATCTGATGACCAACCCAGTTGCGGCCCCTCGCAGTTCCCTCTGGTCCACCGCGACCTGGTCTGTGCCACTTCTGACTCAGGTGATCCTCGGGCTGATCGTCGCGATCGCGCGACTGCTGGGAGCCTGGTGGCCCGGTGTCAACGGATAGCTGCTCTTCGCCTTCGCTGCAGCCGCCACACTTCTGCTCACCGCGGTGCTTTCCGCCCTGCTAATCCGATCGCCGTCCGAGCGGTACCAGGGCACAGCGCTCGGCATCATGGGCTCGTACGCGATCGTCCTCGTCGGCGGATCATCTACGGAATCTGGGTGATTCAGTGGTGAACGACGCGACCGCGCCCCAGAGCGCCTACAGTCAGCGAAGCTTCGTTGCCGTCCTGCTCAACGTGCTCGTCATCGAGTTCAGCCTGTGGTTCACCGTGCCCTACCTGTACCTCGCGATCTACGTCCTCCCACTGATTGCCATCGACCTGATCGTCGCCTTAGTTCTGAAGTCTCGGGGCGGCATGCTCGGGCAGATCGGCCGCGGGATGCTCATCGGGTTGCTCTGCGTGCCAGCAGGTCTGCTGATTCTGCTACCTGGCTTCTTCATCGCTCAGGCATCCGGTCTCGTATAACCGCGTTGCGTACCCTTACCGGGTGAGCGACGACGACCGAATCCGCTGGGATGAGCGTTACCGCAACCGCGCGGCATCGGGGGGTTCAGACGCCGTCCTTCCGAAGGTGTTCGTACCCTTCGAGACCGAGTTCCCGACGAGCGGATCAGCACTCGATCTCGCCTGCGGGGCCGGCGAGTTCAGTGTGTGGCTCGCGCGGCGCGGGCTCGACGTCTGGGGCGTCGACATCTCGCCGACCGCCATCGATCAGGCGCGTGCGCTCGCGTCCCGCGCCGGCGTGGAGGAGCGGTGCCGCTTCGAGATCGTCGACCTCGACGACGGACTCCCTGCTGGGCCGCCGGTCGACGTCATCGTGTGTCACAGGTTCCGCGACGCCCGCCTCGACCGAGTCGTCATCGAGCGGCTGGCTCCCGGTGGCCTGCTGGCTATCTCCGCTCTCAGCGTCGTTGGTGGCGCCCCGGGGCGGTTCCGTGTTCCGCCCGGCGAGTTGACGACCGCCTTCGCTCAACTTGATGTCATCGCCTCGGGCGAGGGCGGCGGCGAGGCGTGGCTGCTCGCACGTAAGAGCGTGTAGCCCGTCGTCCGCGCGAATCAGGAAGGGGAGGACAGCAGCACGTCGGTGGTGCGCTGGATGTGGGCGGTCAGCAGTTCGCAGGCGAGGTCGGCGTCGCGTGCCACGGCCGCATCGAGGATGGCGCG from Mycolicibacterium phlei harbors:
- a CDS encoding SAM-dependent methyltransferase, with protein sequence MSDDDRIRWDERYRNRAASGGSDAVLPKVFVPFETEFPTSGSALDLACGAGEFSVWLARRGLDVWGVDISPTAIDQARALASRAGVEERCRFEIVDLDDGLPAGPPVDVIVCHRFRDARLDRVVIERLAPGGLLAISALSVVGGAPGRFRVPPGELTTAFAQLDVIASGEGGGEAWLLARKSV